In the Numida meleagris isolate 19003 breed g44 Domestic line chromosome 5, NumMel1.0, whole genome shotgun sequence genome, one interval contains:
- the GALNT5 gene encoding polypeptide N-acetylgalactosaminyltransferase 5: MHRVLAMDITLAPRDPQAPGQFGHPVAVPDDKQEEAKSRWKEGNFNVFLSDLIPVDRAIADTRPAGCLEQQVHDDLPTTTVIMCFVDEVWSTLLRSVHSVLSRSPPHLLQELILVDDFSAKEYLKEKLDAYMSQFPKVKVLHLRERHGLIRARLAGAQIARGTVLTFLDSHVECNVGWLEPLLERVRLHRARVACPVIEVISDKDMSYMTVDNFQRGIFTWPMNFGWKQIPQEVIEKNKLKETDIIRCPVMAGGLFSIERKYFFELGTYDSGLDVWGGENMELSFKVWMCGGEIEIVPCSRVGHIFRNDNPYSFPKDRVRTVERNLARVAEVWLDDYKELFYGHAYHLLQRRPELGDLSQQMALRERLQCRSFRWYLENVYPDLAAPPVKASGLLVNVATARCMAVQNTTLALQACDINNKAQHFNYTWLRLLRHGELCVVPVGAAGALGLRLCTGWESSLAWRHSSMAARPELAEHLAVQHQQPPTCLLVHRVLLTLRLGACTATDRYQQWRFGSYHTA; this comes from the exons ATGCACCGGGTCCTGGCCATGGACATCACGCTGGCCCCCAGAGACCCCCAGGCACCCGGGCAGTTTGGGCATCCGGTGGCAGTCCCTGATGACAAACAAGAAGAAGCCAAAAGTcgatggaaggaaggaaacttTAATGTCTTCCTCAGCGATTTGATCCCTGTGGACCGAGCCATAGCAGACACCAGGCCTGCTGG GTGCTTGGAGCAGCAGGTTCACGACGACCTGCCAACCACCACCGTCATCATGTGCTTCGTGGACGAGGTGTGGTCCACGCTGCTGCGCTCGGTGCACAGCGTGCTCAGCCGCTCCCCCCCCCACCTGCTCCAGGAGCTCATCTTGGTGGACGACTTCAGCGCTAAAG AGTACCTCAAGGAGAAGCTGGACGCGTACATGTCACAGTTCCCGAAGGTGAAAGTCCTGCACCTCAGAGAAAGGCACGGTCTCATTCGGGCCCGGCTGGCGGGCGCACAGATTGCCAGAG GCACCGTGCTGACCTTCCTGGACTCACACGTGGAGTGCAACGTGGGCTGGCTGGAGCCACTGCTGGAGCGTGTCCGCCTGCACCGTGCCAGGGTGGCCTGTCCCGTCATCGAGGTGATCAGTGACAAGGACATGAG CTACATGACTGTGGATAACTTTCAGCGTGGGATTTTTACTTGGCCGATGAATTTTGGATGGAAGCAGATTCCACAAGAAGtcattgagaaaaacaaactcaagGAAACTGATATAATAAG GTGCCCGGTTATGGCAGGCGGCCTGTTCTCCATTGAGAGGAAGTACTTCTTTGAGCTGGGAACCTATGACTCAGGACTGGATGTCTGGGGAGGTGAAAACATGGAGCTTTCGTTCAAG GTCTGGATGTGCGGAGGAGAGATTGAGATTGTCCCTTGCTCCAGAGTTGGGCACATCTTCAGGAATGACAACCCCTACTCGTTCCCAAAGGATCGGGTGAGAACGGTGGAGCGGAACCTGGCGCGCGTGGCTGAGGTCTGGCTGGACGATTACAAGGAGCTGTTCTACGGCCACGCGTACCACCTGCTCCAGCGGCGCCCGGAGCTGGGTGACCTGAGCCAGCAAATGGCATTGCGGGAGAGGCTGCAGTGCCGGAGCTTCCGCTGGTACCTGGAGAACGTGTACCCAGACCTGGCGGCTCCCCCGGTGAAGGCCAGCGGGCTG CTTGTTAACGTAGCCACGGCGCGCTGCATGGCTGTGCAGAACACCACTCTGGCCCTGCAGGCGTGTGACATTAACAACAAG GCCCAGCACTTCAACTACACCTGGCTGCGGCTGCTGCGGCATGGAGAGCTGTGCGTCGTGCCCGTGGGCGCTGCGGGAGCACTGGGGCTGCGGCTGtgtacaggctgggagagcagccTGGCTTGGAGGCACAGCTCCATGGCAGCACGCCCCGAGCTG GCCGAGCACCTCGcagtgcagcaccagcagccgCCCACCTGCCTGCTCGTGCACCGGGTGCTGCTGACCCTGAGGCTGGGCGCCTGCACGGCCACCGACCGCTACCAGCAGTGGAGGTTTGGCAGCTACCATACGGCGTGA
- the ERMN gene encoding ermin translates to MSENVPLVPGVPACNGSTAPEEGPPLADGIANGITRAMGTATCVEAEAQPGTVLAKGNVEESANSLAEDIAHGDCDGEERCGEKQEENTAALQQGAAEPQGTTELQDMGARSQELEEGQRALGTAGSPCGEAAGTPLSSTELRGNDAEEEEEEEEEEEEDTEEDEVQVIEMPKGSSTVTQQQEGGTELSPPASPTCNAPAERAGEQLGLGKKNDISRHSYSRYNTISYRKIRKGNTKQRIDEFESMMHL, encoded by the exons ATGAGCGAGAACGTGCCCCTGGTGCCCGGCGTGCCCGCGTGCAACGGGAGCACAGCCCCCGAGGAAGGCCCGCCGCTGGCCGACGGCATCGCCAATGGCATCACCAGGGCCATGGGGACGGCGACCTGTGTGGAGGCAGAAGCACAGCCCGGTACTGTGCTGGCAAAAGGAAATGTGGAGGAAAGCGCGAACTCGTTGGCAGAGGACATAGCGCACGGGGACTGTGATGGAGAGGAGCGATGTGGAG aaaagcaagaggagaACACTGCggcactgcagcagggagcgGCTGAGCCCCAGGGTACGACTGAGCTCCAGGACATGGGAGCCcgcagccaggagctggaggaag GGCAGCGGGCGCTGGGCACAGCGGGCAGTCCCTGTGGGGAGGCGGCGGGAACCCCCCTGAGCAGCACCGAGCTGAGAGGGAATGATGCcgaggaagaagaagaagaggaggaagaggaggaggaggacaccGAGGAGGACGAGGTGCAGGTGATAGAGATGCCGAAGGGGAGCAGCACGgtcacccagcagcaggagggcgGCACGGAGCTGTCCCCCCCCGCCAGCCCCACCTGCAATGCACCAGCAGAGAGGGCcggggagcagctggggctggggaagaAGAACGACATCTCCAGGCACAGCTACTCCCGGTACAACACCATCTCCTACCGGAAGATCAGGAAAGGAAACACCAAACAAAGAATCGACGAGTTTGAATCCATGATGCACTTATAA
- the CYTIP gene encoding cytohesin-interacting protein: protein MSLRRLAQHSQRTGGGERDAPMDSRRLQQLVSTVGTLPRSRKQLALTRSSSLGDCSRPQRHLISIFKEDKETFGFEIQTIRFPNQNDYSLEVCTCVCKIQEESPAHSSGLQIGDILANVNGVNTDGFSHKQIVDLIKSSGNYLRLETVNGALFLRKMELETKLQLLKQTLQQKWVELRSLHLQEQRLLHGEVNDNALMELEEANLFGDCMPGPLSLTKTRFSSESSSRSRLSSMTLDSEDSFYQSGAFDDSAAESLSRQSSVDDECFLPRDGDGTAGRCSLHRHRSISLASSGSMSPLWESGGSSSSFGTLPRKSRRSSVRKHLLKFIPGLHRALEEEESRV, encoded by the exons ATGTCCCTGCGGCGGCTCGCCCAGCACAGCCAGCGCAccggcggcggggagcgggacGCGCCGATGGACAGCAGgcggctgcagcagctggtCAGCACGGTGGGGACGCTGCCGCGGAGCCGCAAGCAG CTCGCCCTGACCAGATCCAGCTCCCTGGGGGACTGCTCCCGGCCGCAGAG ACACCTCATTTCTATATTCAAAGAAGACAAAGAGACATTTGGGTTTGAAATCCAG ACTATTCGATTTCCAAACCAAAATGATTACTCCTTGGAGGTATGCACTTGTGTCTGCAAAATTCAAGAGGAAAGTCCTGCCCATTCTTCTGGCCTTCAAATTG GTGATATTCTTGCCAATGTCAATGGAGTGAACACTGATGGTTTTAGTCACAAGCAAATTGTAGACTTGATAAAGTCTTCAGGGAACTATTTAAG GCTGGAGACTGTCAACGGGGCCCTGTTCCTGAGGAAGATGGAGCTGGAGaccaagctgcagctgctgaag CAAACTCTGCAGCAGAAGTGGGTGGAGTTGCGCTCGCTGCACTTACAGGAACAGCGCTTGCTGCATG GAGAGGTGAACGACAATGCTCTGATGGAGCTGGAAGAGGCCAACTTATTTGGGGACTGCATGCCAGGACCGCTCTCTCTGACCAAGACCCGCTTCTCCAGCGAGAGCAGCTCCCGGAGCCGGCTGAGCTCCATGACCCTGGACAGCGAGGACAGCTTCTACCAGAGCGGTGCCTTCGACGACTCTGCAGCAGAGAGCCTGAGCCGCCAGTCCAGCGTGGACGACGAGTGCTTCCTGCCCAGGGACGGCGATGGCACGGCCGGGAGGTGCTCCCTGCACAGGCACCGCAGCATCAGCCTGGCCAGCAGCGGCTCCATGTCCCCGCTCTGGGAGAGTGgcggcagctccagcagcttcgGGACGCTCCCGCGGAAGAGCAGGAGATCCAGTGTCCGAAAGcatcttctgaaattcattCCAGGCCTTCACCGGGcgctggaggaggaggaaagccGGGTGTGA